The following is a genomic window from Candidatus Abyssobacteria bacterium SURF_5.
TATTTCGTCTCGGCCGCCTGCGGGATGTAATTTTTCATGTTCCGCATCTCCTCGACGAGGGCGCGTTTGAGCGCTCTCTCCGAATCAAGGTGACGCCGCCGTACGTTCTCAAAGGCCGTTTCCAGGCTGCGCAATCCGATCGGTTGCCCGTCGACCAGGATGCGAGTGATTTTCGGTTGTACCTCTTCTTGGCTCATTCTCATCCAAACCGCTTCAGAAGCTCAGCACGTTTCTGCGGGTCATCACGCAGGGGAGGGCAGTCGTCGGGGCCCGCTTCTCCTGTGGCGACCGCGGCCGCGAACGCCATGCAGGTCTGCTTTTTGCAGAGACCGCAATTGGTTCGGGGAAGCAGCCGGAAGATATCGAGCGGCTTGAGACTCGAAAGGCTCCAGGTCGATGGCCGAATTTCCTGCTTCCTCTCGGCCACATCATTCACAAACTGCCGAATCCACTCAAAAACCTCTTGCGCCTCGTCCTCGTCCCTCAGAGGATTGATGAGGATTTTATCCGGATAGATCGCGAACGTTTTCCCGGATTTCCGGAACCGGAGAAACGGGATATTAGGCTCGTAAATGCACGGCGCGAACTCGGCGTTCAGGTATGGCAGCAGTTGCGTCAGGTCATCGTCGAAATCGACCTGTGCGACGACGGCCACAGATGACGGCAAACATTCCGGCGTGCTGACCGTCAGCTTATATTTTTGAAACAGCATGACATTCTCCTCGTATGCACTCTGAATCGGTGGGGACAGACTCCATTCTATGAATCCACAAACGGAGAATCCACAAGCGGGATTCCGTAAATGGAGTAAGCCTCTTCGCTGACATTGATGCTCTTGGGTCAGTCTCTGCCACGGAGAAATCCCCCTTAGTCCCCCTTTCCCAAAGGGGGAATGACTGCATGCGAGCATTAATGCTGGCTCGAAAGACAATCCCCGGTGTTTTCCGCAAATGGAGTCAGCCCCCTTCGCTCTTGGCCAGTCCCTGCCGCCTCCGTAAATGAAGTCAATCGGCGCCGTGCCAGCGGTCCTTCATCTCCTTCAGCATGCTGAGCGGTGGGAACGCGATCGCTTGTGAAGGGCAGAGGCCGGCGCAATTGCTGCATTGCACGATGCAGTTATAAGGCCGGGCTGCGACAGGCCGCGTGTTCTGTTCGTCCCAGTCGTATGTGTTATGCGGACAAAACTCGAAGCAGGTCTTGCAGCCGTCGCATTTCTCATAGTCGACCGTCGGGTACCATGGGATCTTTTCCCGCGGGATGCCTTCCCATTCAAGCTGGTCCATTTCCGTCTTCTCCTACTTTTTCAGCCACTTTTCGATGTCGGACGCCTTCGGCACTTTTCCTTCGATTTTTTTCTCGCCGTCAATGAAGACAGCCGGAGTGAACATCACGCCTCGGTCCACGATCGTATCGAGGTCGGTGATGTGCTCGATAGCGACATCGATACCCAATTGCTTCACGACCTTCGCGACTTCTTGCTCGGTTTTCTGGCATTTCGCGCAGCCAGGTCCGAAAATTTCGATTTTCATGGATTACCTCCCATTTTCACGCGATGACGGCGCCGTAAATCATGCCGCTAATCGTCGCCATGATTACCACCAGCACGCAG
Proteins encoded in this region:
- a CDS encoding Fe-S cluster protein is translated as MLACSHSPFGKGGLRGISPWQRLTQEHQCQRRGLLHLRNPACGFSVCGFIEWSLSPPIQSAYEENVMLFQKYKLTVSTPECLPSSVAVVAQVDFDDDLTQLLPYLNAEFAPCIYEPNIPFLRFRKSGKTFAIYPDKILINPLRDEDEAQEVFEWIRQFVNDVAERKQEIRPSTWSLSSLKPLDIFRLLPRTNCGLCKKQTCMAFAAAVATGEAGPDDCPPLRDDPQKRAELLKRFG
- a CDS encoding thioredoxin family protein produces the protein MKIEIFGPGCAKCQKTEQEVAKVVKQLGIDVAIEHITDLDTIVDRGVMFTPAVFIDGEKKIEGKVPKASDIEKWLKK
- a CDS encoding ferredoxin family protein; the encoded protein is MDQLEWEGIPREKIPWYPTVDYEKCDGCKTCFEFCPHNTYDWDEQNTRPVAARPYNCIVQCSNCAGLCPSQAIAFPPLSMLKEMKDRWHGAD